The following coding sequences lie in one Epinephelus lanceolatus isolate andai-2023 chromosome 24, ASM4190304v1, whole genome shotgun sequence genomic window:
- the LOC117249854 gene encoding uncharacterized protein LOC117249854, translated as MKTALIVVCVLLLGWTWTLQGVPVEVSQEKAEDTEHEVATEEPAHSHADVSNETVSNATASNATSLDTHEHDSHEHGTHAPDTHDHGTHAPDSHDDGTHAPDSHQHDSHEHGTHAPDTHDHGTHAPDSHDHGTHAPDSHDHGTHAPDSHDHGTHAPDSHEHGTHAPDSHDHSTQAPNAAA; from the exons ATGAAGACAGCATTGATTGTGGTTTGTGTGCTGCTCCTGGGGTGGACCTGGACCCTCCAGGGCGTCCCTGTTGAGGTGAGCCAG GAGAAAGCTGAAGATACTGAACATGAGGTTGCTACCGAGGAACCTGCTCACTCCCATGCAGATGTGTCCAACGAAACTGTGTCCAATGCAACTGCGTCTAATGCAACTTCACTCGATACTCATGAGCATGATTCACATGAGCATGGTACACATGCGCCTGATACTCATGACCACGGTACCCATGCGCCTGATTCACATGATGACGGTACCCATGCGCCTgattcacatcagcatgattcACATGAGCATGGTACACATGCGCCTGATACTCATGACCATGGTACCCATGCCCCTGATTCACATGACCACGGTACCCATGCCCCTGATTCACATGACCACGGTACCCATGCCCCTGATTCACATGACCACGGTACCCATGCGCCTGATTCACATGAGCACGGTACCCATGCGCCTGATTCTCATGACCACAGTACACAAGCGCCCAATGCAGCAG CTTAA